A genomic region of Phragmites australis chromosome 2, lpPhrAust1.1, whole genome shotgun sequence contains the following coding sequences:
- the LOC133897857 gene encoding leucine-rich repeat extensin-like protein 3 → MKGAVFVALLAAAAAAVLAGGAAAAEEFFGGEGRPAAVEVDPSWRFPSRRLRDAYVALQTWKRQAIFSDPKNLTADWVGPGVCNYTGVFCAPLPWDRRALAVAGVDLNHGDIAGYLPPELGLLADLALLHLNSNRFCGVLPPTLRRLRLIHELDLSNNRFVGPFPDVVLDLPALRFLDLRFNDFEGGVPSRLFDRPLDAIFLNHNRLRFQLPDNFGNSPASVVVLAHNSFGGCLPASIANMSGTLNEILLINNGIRSCLPPEIGRLREVTVFDVSFNELAGPLPPEVAGMRKVEQLNVAHNLLTGAIPQAICELPRLRNFTFAYNFFTGEPPACARVVPRGGDQSNCLPNRPAQRTPQQCAAFFARPPINCAAFQCKPFVPPLPPPLPSPPPPPPSPPPPSPPPPSPPPPSLPPLSPPPPSPPPPSPPPPSPPPPSPQPPPPPPPAPVHHPPPSPHPPAPVYHPPPPLPVPHPYPPCPVLPPPPPCVPTYPLPPPPPYYPGPLPPTEPVRYASPPPPHHHNPWPSVHPVQYASPPPPPLH, encoded by the coding sequence ATGAAAGGAGCAGTCTTTGTGGCgctccttgccgccgccgccgccgccgtcttagccggcggggcggcggcggccgaggagttcttcggcggcgaggggcggccggcggcggtggaggtggaccCGTCGTGGCGGTTCCCGAGCCGGCGGCTGCGGGACGCGTACGTCGCGCTGCAGACGTGGAAGCGGCAGGCCATCTTCTCCGACCCCAAGAACCTCACCGCCGACTGGGTGGGCCCGGGGGTCTGCAACTACACCGGTGTCTTCTGCGCGCCGCTGCCGTGGGACCGCCGCgcgctcgccgtcgccggcgtcgacctCAACCACGGCGACATCGCGGGCTACctcccgccggagctcggtcTCCTCGCCGACCTCGCGCTGCTGCACCTCAACTCCAACCGCTTCTGCGGCGTCCTCCCGCCCactctccgccgcctccgcctcatCCACGAGCTCGACCTCAGCAACAACCGATTCGTCGGGCCGTTCCCTGACGTCGTCCTCGACCTCCCCGCGCTCCGTTTCCTCGACCTCCGCTTCAACGACTTCGAGGGCGGCGTGCCCAGCCGCCTCTTCGACAGGCCGCTCGACGCTATCTTCCTCAACCACAACCGCCTCCGTTTCCAGCTCCCGGACAACTTCGGCAACTCGCCGGCATCCGTCGTCGTCCTCGCGCACAACAGCTTCGGCGGATGCCTCCCGGCGAGCATTGCCAACATGTCCGGCACGCTCAACGAGATCTTGCTCATTAACAATGGGATCCGGTCCTGCTTACCGCCGGAGATCGGGCGGCTGCGGGAGGTTACGGTGTTCGACGTCAGCTTCAACGAGCTCGCCGGCCCGCTGCCGCCGGAGGTGGCAGGGATGAGGAAGGTGGAGCAACTGAACGTCGCTCACAACCTGCTCACCGGCGCGATACCGCAGGCGATATGCGAGCTGCCGCGCCTCAGGAACTTCACCTTCGCGTACAACTTCTTCACCGGCGAACCGCCGGCGTGCGCGCGGGTCGTGCCACGGGGCGGCGACCAGAGTAACTGCCTGCCCAACCGCCCTGCGCAGCGGACGCCGCAGCAGTGCGCCGCGTTCTTCGCCCGCCCACCCATCAACTGCGCCGCGTTCCAGTGCAAGCCGTTCGTCccgcccctgccgccgccgctcccatccccgcctccgcctccgccttcgccacctccaccatcaccaccaccgcCTTCTCCGCCTCCGCCATCTCTACCGCCGCTTTCTCCGCCTCCGCCATCGCCTCCGCCGCCATCACCTCCGCCGccttcgccaccgccgccatctccgcaaccaccaccaccgcctcctcctgcgccaGTCCACCacccaccaccatcaccacatCCTCCTGCGCCAGTCTACCACCCACCACCACCCCTGCCTGTTCCACATCCATACCCACCATGCCCCGTTCTGCCGCCTCCGCCACCCTGCGTGCCAACATATCCATTGCCTCCTCCGCCACCGTATTACCCCGGCCCATTGCCACCCACAGAACCTGTTCGATATgcatcaccgccgccgccgcatcacCACAACCCGTGGCCATCAGTACACCCGGTTCAATATgcatcaccgccgccgcctccgctgcATTGA
- the LOC133897849 gene encoding uncharacterized protein LOC133897849, producing MDPEAGTAGYDADSVPPPGERDGNHRSSTAGSADERCGRFMEDWCCSCARLFLGPNPMMARYVYALIFLVTNLLAWTVRDYGHSFLAELQRLKVCQGARYCLGAEGVLRISLGCFLFFFVMFLSTVNTRKVHDCRNSWHSEWWPAKIVLWMGFTAIPFFAPSPLVQLYGKVAHFGAGAFLVIQLVSVTRFIAWLNDCCLSEINQKRCHMQILVVSIGAYIGSILGIVLMYVWYAPSPTCKLNILFITITLVLVQFMIFVSMSSKVKAGYLAPGLMGVYVVFLCWSAIRSEPHTEICNKKAEVATSADWVNIASFVIAVIVIVAATFSTGIDSKCLQFKTAEAASEEDDIPYGFGFFHFVFAMGAMYFAMIFVGWNAHQTMEKWTIDVGWASTWVRVGNEWLAAIVYIWMMIAPVIWRSRQVGSST from the exons ATGGACCCCGAGGCCGGCACGGCGGGGTACGACGCCGACAGCGTGCCGCCGCCTGGGGAGAGGGACGGCAATCACCGGAGCAGCACGGCCGGGTCCGCCGACGAGCGGTGCGGTCGGTTCATGGAGGACTGGTGCTGCTCCTGCGCGCGGCTCTTCCTCGGGCCCAACCCGATGATGGCGCGCTATGTGTACGCGCTCATCTTCCTCGTCACCAACCTCCTCGCCTGGACCGTCCGCGACTACGGCCACTCCTTCCTCGCCGAGCTCCAAC GGCTCAAGGTTTGCCAGGGCGCGCGGTACTGCCTCGGAGCGGAAGGAGTGCTGCGGATCAGCCTCGGCTGCTTT CTCTTCTTCTTTGTGATGTTCCTGTCCACCGTGAACACGAGGAAGGTGCACGACTGCCGGAACTCGTGGCACTCCGAGTGGTGGCCGGCCAAGATCGTCCTCTGGATGGGCTTCACGGCCATCCCCTTCTTCGCGCCGTCGCCGCTCGTCCAGCTCTACG GGAAGGTCGCGCATTTCGGAGCAGG GGCGTTCCTTGTGATCCAGCTCGTCAGCGTGACCAGATTCATCGCGTGGCTCAACGACTGCTGCTTGTCAGAGATAAACCAGAAAAGATG CCACATGCAGATTCTTGTGGTCTCCATTGGCGCATACATCGGGTCTATCTTGGGGATCGTTCTGATGTACGTCTGGTACGCACCGAGCCCAACTTGCAAGCTCAACATTctgttcatcaccatcacccTGGTGCTCGTCCAGTTCATGATCTTCGTCTCCATGAGCTCCAAG GTCAAGGCAGGCTATTTGGCTCCAGGGCTGATGGGGGTGTACGTTGTGTTTCTGTGCTGGTCTGCGATCAGAAG TGAGCCGCACACGGAGATTTGCAACAAGAAAGCAGAAGTTGCAACAAGTGCAGATTGGGTCAACATCGCG AGTTTTGTTATCGCGGTTATCGTCATCGTCGCGGCGACCTTCTCGACCGGAATCGATTCCAAATGCCTGCAG TTCAAGACGGCAGAAGCCGCGTCCGAGGAGGACGACATCCCCTACGGCTTCGGCTTCTTCCACTTTGTGTTCGCCATGGGCGCCATGTACTTCGCCATGATCTTCGTAGGCTGGAACGCGCATCAAACCATGGAGAA GTGGACGATAGACGTCGGCTGGGCGAGTACGTGGGTGCGTGTTGGCAACGAATGGCTGGCGGCAATCGTGTACA TATGGATGATGATTGCTCCCGTCATCTGGAGGAGCAGGCAGGTGGGATCGTCAACGTAG